The Bacteroides ovatus genomic interval GGCTCTTTTACTCCTTTATTTTTCCGGTACACTAGGAGAGAAAGAAAAAGAAGAGGTAGAAAATTGGATTTCCCTCTCTGAAGAGAACAGAAAAATAGCTAAACAGATTTGTTACATACACCACGTAACAGATATAATAGATACCGTGAAGCAGATAGATCCTAAACAGGCATTGGTGAAGCTGGATAAGAGATTGTCAAAAAGGAAGAAAATAAACTGGTGGGAATGGGGGATAAGAGCAGCAGCTGTGTTATTTATTCCTTTATTCTTATCTTTCTTCTATTTTGTATTTAATCAAGATAAAAATTATGATCGTTATGTCGAAATTCGGTCTAATCCGGGGATGATGACAAAAGTGGAGTTACCGGATGGTACTTGGGTATGGCTGAATTCTGCTTCTTATCTAAAATATCCAGTGTCTTTTGAAGGAGAATATCGAAAGGTTGAATTGCTCGGAGAAGCTTATTTTTCAGTACAAAAGGATAATGGACGGAAATTCTTAGTCGATGTAGGAAAGGGGATTGAATTAGAGGTTTTAGGTACTGAATTTAACGTGGATGCTTATCCGGATGATAAGTTTGTAGCTGCTACTTTGGTGACAGGTAGAGTAAAATTCCATTGTCAGCAGAAAGGCAGGGAGGTTACTTATAGTATGCAACCCGGACAGAAGGTGATTTATAATTTATTGGATGAGAAACTTTTGTGTACAACTACTTTTGTTGAATCTGATATTGCTTGGAAAAGTGGAAGGATCATTTATCGAGATACTCCTCTTGAAGATGCTTTAAGAACTTTGAGCAAGCGTTTTGACGTAGAGTTCCGTATTGTTAATCCATTATTAAAGAAATATTGCTT includes:
- a CDS encoding FecR family protein → MELHENIDEALLLLYFSGTLGEKEKEEVENWISLSEENRKIAKQICYIHHVTDIIDTVKQIDPKQALVKLDKRLSKRKKINWWEWGIRAAAVLFIPLFLSFFYFVFNQDKNYDRYVEIRSNPGMMTKVELPDGTWVWLNSASYLKYPVSFEGEYRKVELLGEAYFSVQKDNGRKFLVDVGKGIELEVLGTEFNVDAYPDDKFVAATLVTGRVKFHCQQKGREVTYSMQPGQKVIYNLLDEKLLCTTTFVESDIAWKSGRIIYRDTPLEDALRTLSKRFDVEFRIVNPLLKKYCFTGTFINQRLDKILEHFKIASGVRYRYLESALDNGVVKEKTIIEIY